In the Primulina eburnea isolate SZY01 chromosome 15, ASM2296580v1, whole genome shotgun sequence genome, AATTGCACTTGTGCTCTTTGTTCCGAACGATTCTACTTTCTTCAAATCAGCTATCATCCTTACCCAATGGACTTACAAGCAAAGACAGAGGTACAAATGTATCTCTATTCCGGTAGGCGGTAGCCATGTTAAgattaaaatatcaattttatgcGATGGGTGAGAAACAAGTGACAACAAGTTTATTAATGCGTTCGCTACATGCTTCTTCTTTACATTCTTGGTTTAAAAAACTAAGCATTGCACAAATATGGCCGAATGGTTTATTGATTATTCTACATGTTTCAAATGCACGAAGAAGTTGCATAAAAGGTTGTGTCCCATAAAAGTGCACACTTTTTTATTGCGAATCAGTTTTATATATTGATTCCTTCACACAACAGTTCGCATCTTGTATTTTCGAATTTGAAGAGATGTCATCTGGCAACAGTATCTGGAAACAACAATTAGTTGATATCGGTATTGTCGCTGCACAGAAAACTCGGGATTGGGATATCGTGGTATAAATGCAGGTTGTTTAACTACTGCAGAAGTTACAGGGAAAGCAGAGTCAGAGGAATGCAGGGAGCCTTCCTCTCAAGCAAAAAGGCGTAGGATGCTTCAGTTTGAGTCTGAAGTCTTGAATGCACCTCTTTACAATGATGACATATTTTTAAGATCTAAGGTACATTTGTTTGGTAAAAGAGTTAATTTTGCAGGCACCATCTTATGGTTCCTACCTCCTAGATAGTCAATAATCTGTGGCCGTTCTTTATTTAGGAGACACAGGATTCTCTTGAAGCTAATATACATGATATGTCAGAGTGGGTTTCTGGATTTGCAGGTTTTGTTCCTCTCAAAAAATTATTGCAAGATATATGAAAATCAAATTGACAAACATGGTACTTAGTGATAATTTGTTGTTTCTTAGATGGTGCATCGGCATCCAATAATGAGTGCTTGGATCCATCGTTTGAAGGGTGGATTGCCGATTACTTTAATGAAACCGAGATACGTTGCAGTGCTGAAGATATGTATGTTTGCATATTCTTCGCATTATCAGTTAATTTAAAACAAATTTCTGACCAGCTTTTTGTTTGAATAGGTGTGATCCGTCTGGAGCATCTGACGTTCAAATCAACATTAAAGGTAATTCATGAATAGTTCCAGTTATTGATGGTTAATTAATGTTAAATAATAGCATTATGTTGTTTTTTCGTTGGTTTCCCGCCATTTGTCTCCACTGCATAATTCATAACATGATATTGCAGAGCTTTGTAAGATGTCTCCAGAATATGATGCTAACGCAATAACAAATCACCCCATCAATAGTCGTCGAAGTGGTGCTTTCAAAGGTAATTGTTTACACGGCGTTTTCATTGTTACTTGTGGAAACCAAGTTAGTCAAGCTTGATCTGTGGAAGTATTCCGTTTCTTCTGTTACTTTTGTGGTAAGAATTATGGTGTTGTGGCCCGATGGATATCATCTTAAATATTACTTTATATTTGGATTTCAATTTTACAATCTTCTTCCCTAAACTAAACAAGTCTTATTTTCTATGTTGTTTTTTACCCTGCAATTCAGGTAGAAAATCGTACATGTGTACACTACCTAAACCATCATCATCTGTCGTCTATCCATTTGCCTTCATCAAACCCTGTGGTGCTCATGGAGACATGACTTTGGAGGACATAAACCAAAAATTACACGCTCCACCAAAATCAAAGCAAGACCAAGAAGACGATCCTTCTGTTTCTTATCCTACATCAGCATTTTCAGGGAAGCCTGTGGTGGGGAAAACAAAGATTCCAACAGAAGGCGGTGAAGGGAGCATTACAATTATGAGAACCAAAGGGTAAAAGGATGGGCACTTTTCTGAATATTTTCATGCACTATCATTCTCAGAGTTCACCTGATATCAgatgaaatatccagtattttcttgatttcagaaTGATTTAGCAGTATTTAAGATTTCAACCTCGCATTAATCCCATGATTATCATTGTCTAGTGGGATGTTCCTAGTTGTTATTAAAAGCATCCCTTGCCAATGTGATTTTGTACTTGTTATGGGACTAGAGATCTTTATTAGTTCATTTAAATTCCTGTTCTAATTTCTGTTTTTCTCCTTTGTACTCAAGCTTCTATCTTATGTGCATAGACGATGAGTTAGTCTGCGTATTGAATTATCGGAGTCTTAACTTGGTCTTATCGCAAATGATGCTTCATCCAAgcaatataaataaatcatatttaaagatttggagaccaaAAATTATTGGTAATCAAATATTTCGTAATGTGACACCCTATTTATTCAGTGTTGCACCTAGTATATTTGACGTGTAATTGTTTTTTGGTGGTGTTTTGCGTGTGCGTTTTTTTAGTTGAGTTGCTCTAATAATTCATGGAAGCTTACCCTTTGTAGTGTGTGCATATTTATTATATTCTAAAGCTCAAATTCCTTAAACCATCCGTAAAATATCATAAGACATTAACTAAATTTTTACATTTGATTTCTTTTCGTTTGGAAttgtcagattatagtggcttCACCGCCTACGGATGGAATTGGTTTCGGATTAAATCCTTGTACTCCCCTCTTTCGTTCAAGAAATACTCCACTAGAACTGGCGTGGAACTTTAGTACTTTAGTCCACTAAGATCAGTCAAGTCTTGCTTGTTTCTTCAATCAGTTAAAAACGAAATAGCCCATCTTGATGTCTGAGTTGGTTGATTGTGTGACTTATTGATAAATGGTCAAGAGTTTGATTTATCTTGCCAACATTTTATCAGACTGAGTATATTGTATATTTACCTAATGTGATTTACCCGACTAACGTGTTTTGCAGACTATTATGTTAGTTCGGAGTTTATCTAATGCACATTGAAATATAACAATTGTGAATTTCATTATCATAAACAAAACCAAATAGTTATTTCGCCACttgaatatatataattaggaAATTATTTAAGTCGCACTTTGTTAAGAGTTTACTTATGCTTTTATAGCAAGTAATCTCAGTTGTATGGACCGACGCAAACAGTATTAAATTAGGTAGTATTTCAGTTGTTGTATTACTTGACTGTTAAGAAAAAACTACGTAGGAAAATGACTATTTTTTTTGTAACGAAGAAAAAGGGCAGATCACTTTTCGGTCTCATGAGATTTATGTCGGTCGTCGGAATCAAACAAAGATCGAATGACTATTCAATTCATTAAGAGGCATAGCAGCAACCTAGCCTTGCGCCATTCCCTGGCCTAGCAATAGATATGCAGGCCATGCCTGACATAGCTCGACTAGGAACCTTGCCCAGCGCTCTTTTATCAAAGAGAGATGGTTGGTTATATATGATCATCACGCAAAGTAAGAGATAATTTTCAATAGTCGAGAACAGGAAATAGAGAAAGAAAAGGAGGCTGAGTCGAGCTAGTCGGTCCTTGTCAACTTGATCCACAAAGTAACCAAGTTCGTTCCCAGAGATTGAAccgcacaaaaaaaaaatgacagttacacatattttttgtttttactttAACCAATAATATgaagtttttttaaaagtaaaaatactTCATTAAACAGAAATTATATGTCACTTTTTATATATGAATGAATAAATCTCTATGATTTTTAAAGAtattaacaaaaaataattagTAAAGAGCGATGAACATATGGATATAATTTATCCAAATAGATATCTATCTATCCTACGTAATAGATACTAATATTATCTTTCCTaataagatttttaaacaatgggtagcattttatcaaagaaaattattatAAGATAAAGTATTAGCATTGGCCGCCGGTTATCAAGATGATAGGCGGTAAAGAAAATATTAACCTTAAAGAAAATCAGACAGGAAGTTGATTTCAGTTAGAGTTGGTTAGCTCCGGCCCGGAACAGAGACATACATGGCCTTCACCACTCTTGTATTCTCTCCTCCACTCGCCACCCCCTTCACAGCTGACCCAGTAGCTCCGAGTACCCAAATTCAAATTAAATCAGCGTCCATTTCCAATAACCTCGTTCCCAAACCTGGGTCTCTTCAATCTTGCAAAAATCTTCAAGAAATCAAGCAATTACATGGTTACTTCGCTAAACAGGGGTTGGTACATGATCCCGCTGCTCTAACGAACCTCATTGTCAAGTGCTCACAAATGGGGTCTTCTGAATGCTTAGAGTATGCAGAGAAAGCTTTCGAGATATTCAAGAACAGTAAACAGGATTGCAGCAGCACTAGTGGAGTTTATGTTTATAACTCTTTGATAAAAGGAAACTCATCAGCTGGGTCATTTTCAAATGCCATTTTGCTGTATGTTGGTATGATGATTGAGGGTGTTGCGCCAGATAACTATACATTTCCGTTTGTTTTGAGTGCCTGTGCGAAAAGTTCGAAGCTTTTTGAGGGCATGCAGCTTCATGGATCAGCTGTGAAATTAGGTTTTTATGGtgatatttttgttttgaattcTTTGATACATTTCTATGGTGAGTGTGAAGAAATTGATAAAGGGAgaaaagtgtttgatgaaatgagTGAAAGGAATGTAGTGACATGGACTAGTTTGATTTGTGGGTATGCTAGGAAGAATTGGCATAAAGAGGCCATCTCTTTGTTTTTTCAAATGGTTGACGAGGACATTAAGCCAAATGAAGTTACTATGGTCAGTGTGATATCGGCTTGTGCAGAGTTGGGGGATTCGAATTTGGCGGAGAAAATTTCTTCCTATGCGGGGGCATCTGGGATAACTTTCAATACTATTTTGTTAAACGCGCTTGTTGATATGTATTTGAAGTGTGGGGCTCCTAATAAGGCAAAACGACTCTTTGATGAATGTGTGGATAGAAATTTGGTTCTTTACAATACAATCTTGTCAAATTATGTACAGTTTGGAAAAGTGAATGAAGCTCTCAGTGTACTTCGTGAAATGCTTTATATGGGGCCAAAACCAGACAAGGTGACTTTGCTATCTGCTATTTCATCTTCTGCTGAACTGAGTGAATTTCGGTTTGGGAGGCAGTGTCATGCTTATGTTTTAAGGAATGGACTTGAGAACTGGGACAACATTGGAAATTCACTTATTGATATGTACACCAAGTGTGGCATGCAGGAATGGGCTTGCAGAATGTTTGATCAGATGCCCAACAAGACTACTGTGTCGTGGAATTCATTGCTTGCAGGTTTTGCTAGAAATGGTGATATCGAGTCGGCTAAGGAAGTGTTCGAGGACATGCCAGAAAAGGATCTTGTATCTTGGAACTCAATGATTGGTGCGTTGGTACAACAGAATTTATTTCGGGACGCGGTTGAACTATTTAATTCCATGCAGAATGAAGGCATCACACCAGACAAGGTGACAATGGTGAGCATTGCATCTGCCTGTGGTTACTTAGGAGCTCTTGATCTTGCAAAATGGACTTACGATTACATTCAGAAAGCTGGTATTCAGTGTGACATGCGGCTTAATACATCTCTTGTAGACATGCTTGCTAGGTGTGGGGACTCTAATAATGCAATGAAGGTGTTTCAAATGATGAAGGAGCGAGACGTCTCTGCTTGGACTGCAGCAATTGGAGCAATGACAATGGAGGGAAACGGGGAACAAGCAATTGAGCTCTTCAACGAGATGCTTAGTCAAGGAGTCGAACCTGATGAAGTAGTTTATGCTGGAGTACTGACAGCATGTAGCCACTCAGGGTTAGTTGAGCAAGGCAAACATATATTCAAGAGTATGAAGGAACGTGGAATGATTCCACATATTATCCACTATGGGTGTCTTGTTGATTTGTTAGGCCGAGCTGGTTTGCTGGATGAAGTTCTAGATTTCATAAAGAGCATGCCTATGGAACCTAATGATGCGATCTGGAGTGCCTTTTTGGCTGCGTGTAGAATTCACAAGGACCAAGAGATGGTGGCTCTTGCTGCTGACATGTTATCAAATTCTGCTAAGGAAAGAACCGGAATCCAGGTTCTTCTGTCCAACATATATGCTTCTGCAGGCAAATGGGATGACGTTGCTAAAGTTAGGACACACATGAAAGAAAAGGGTATGAAGAAAATTCCTGGTTCAAGCTCAATTGAGGTAAATGGAGTAGTTTATGAATTCACTTCAGGTGATGAATTCCATCCAGAGAATGCTCTCACAGCATCGATGCTTGAGGAGATGAAATGTAGACTTGGAGAAGCCGGCTACCTTCCTGATTTAACAAATGTGTTGCTGGATGTTGATGAACGAGAGAAGGAATTCTTACTTGGAAGGCACAGCGAGAAGCTAGCCATGGCATTTGGGCTCATTTCTTCTGGTCAAGGAATGCCCATACGAGTAGTTAAAAATCTGAGGATGTGCTCGGACTGCCATTCGTTTGCAAAAATCGTGTCAAAAGTATATGCCAGAGAGATTATTATTCGTGATAACAACAGGTTTCACTTTTTCAGGCAAGGTTTATGTTCATGCCGTGATTATTGGTAATAGAACTTGATGGATCTAACGTACATTGACGACATTCAGTTTAATTCTTTTCAACAGCATATGCATTTTACGCAAGTACTCGATTATCCGCATTCCTTTGTGCCTATAAAGACACAAACTGTTGTTACACCTGTCCGGTAAAGAATTACCAGGATGGTATTGAATGACTGGTGACATAACTCGTCGAACATACTATATGCAACCAAGTCAGTAAAATACTGACTGCATTACACCTGATCAATGGGAGAAGCAAACCCCTGGATTCTGTCAAActtaaaagagtttaataaaGAAATATCTTCTCCATCGATCTTAAGTTACACTATCAGCTACTTCCAAGAAATAGTTTCCTTCTCCCTGATGTTTGCTTCAGGAGCTGAGATTCGGGAAAATGGCATCAATGAGAACATGATGCCTGGGATTAGTCTCCCAGAGTTTAGCCAGATGACATTGAGATGAAGTGCGGCGATGAACCTGTTTGATGATCCAGATGCTGGCCTCATCTTTACAAGGATGGATGATCATATCCAGGGAAACATTCTCATCATCAGCTCCAATCCACTCTCTTTCTAACTGCTTTAGATGAAAATTGGTAAGGTAGTGCAGAGGCTGCCCATGTATCTCCTTAATTGAGTTGCCTAACCCCATCCACCAGGTATAGGGAATAGCGGTGCCATGCTCAATAGGTATTGTTATCAGCTTCATGTATTCTTGGTAACTTTTTGCACATCTAAATCGTAATTCTGCATTGCGGGGCACAAATGAAGCAGTGTTTGTCTGACTAACAAAATAAACAGCAGAAAATAGACAGTTTTTTGGTTGCGTTGACATGTCAAATGTATTCGGGAAGAAAAGATCCAGGTTTATGTGATATATTTGACAGCATCATTCATTTACAAAAGCTGAAACACTACACTAATATGTGCATTTTAAAGTCCGCAAGTGCACAAtctattttaatttaggaaataGATTGCTTATTCCCTCATATCAAACATCGACCACATATGCATGAAAGCATGGGCAAGCACATACCCATGTTTGAGCACACAGTAACagttaaaaacatcaccatacAAAAATGGACAAAGTGAATACTCTGTTTTATTTGTCAAAATCTATTCAGTTTCAATTTCATAAATACACATTTAACACGGGAAAAACAAGTTCACTCCTCTGGCTATCACAGAATATTATGAAGATTAGTATGTGAAATATAAGAAGCCCAAACAAAATCTCATTTAAACATGCGGCAACCAATGAAAACATGATCCGAGATGTGTTCCCACAATTCCTCTGGAAAACCAATGCTAGCAACTCTATGTGCACATATGCACACATCCGCACACAATCCAATCGCACATTGCTCGTGTGTCACAAGCTTAAGTAGAGCGACCTCAATGtccaaattaaaaaataaaataaaatcaactaCCTATTCGGACTCTACTATCCAGTGTTCTAAGAAGCAGTAGGCGCTAGTCGAGCAGCAACCCACCGCCTAGGGAATAAGATGTGTCATTTTATTCCCTTATGCATACTTTACAACCATTGTATACTATTTCATCATTGTACCCTCTTCGAACTGTTAACGGTAGATAAGGATCAACGTAACACAACAACACGAGAAATGTTTTTGGGTCTTGAACATGGTTTGCCGGAACGGGAACGGATGCAACCTTGACGAGGTTCCGGGGTGTGTAGGTTGATGGCTTGTATCCGCATTTCATATACCGAAAACGGGGATTTAACGGCGGAACGGAATGGGACACGCGGAACGGAAGGGATTTGTAGGTTGATGGCTCGtatataaatgtttattttcatcaacttatatttcatttctcattattattttattatcacATGATATGAGTAATTTAATAAGCTTAATATTAATTTCACTATGAACATTGGAATGCAAAGCACATCGGTTGATATGAGATGGTGAATCTTGAGTCTTCTTCCCGCTGCATCCATCAATGAAAGACTAATAAAGAAGAGACCGCAGGTCAACTATTTCTATTGAGAAATTTTCATTACAAAGTATGAAAAAAACTAagttaattataaaatatttctaTTTTAATTGATGTTAAATAATTTGTAATGTCACTTTATATGAGATTTGATGCTTATTATTAGTCCATCACTCTAAATTGATTCAAATTTGCGTGAACTTATATATATCCAatcgaaaatattttaaagttttaattaattaaatacaaataatttttaatagtatatttaatttttgatatggttggaaatattttaaatataacgaCGATATAAATTGTGTTCAATAAAttgttaataaaattttaaaaatattttaagttcttATTTACATCAAATAATcaatttaaatgatatttattttaattttcatatttctaaatattttccaaaatttttaatttttatatatttataatatttttttaaaatatctgtTCCGAGATCGTTTCGCGAAATTTCATTGTAACTGGAACGATAACATCCGTTCCGATCTCCGCGACCGCGACAGCGAACCATGGTCTTGAATGTAGGCTTTGGTTATAAAAGATGTAGCTAATATagttgaaaaagttcaatggatTACGTACGAATCTATAATTTTATCGCAATGGAATGACGATGTTTAATCATTAATTTAATGTGGTGTTAAGATGGTAAGATTTCTTGTGGAATCTGTCATAACCCTATGAGAGTGTAATCTATAGTCTTCATTCCATTACCTGTGAAGAAATTGTCAATGCATGTCGAGCTGAGAACTTCCATGGTGGAACAAATCAACAAACTATTACATGTATTAGTTGATTAATACATTTGTTAAATTCAAGATTTTGGTTGGTCTTTCCCAATATATTCGTCAGTACCTATTTCATATCCTCCCGCATTTGAGCTAGAAATAAGGAAAGCTGGTGCCATCCCTCACTTATGTTACTagaatgaaaaacaataaaactctaTTAACTCTATGGTTCATGCTTCTTCAATCCAGTGTATATTACGCACAGATAACAGTTATACAGAGCATTTTCCCAATAAATCAGTGCAAGTTGAAATTGGATTCCATGACATACTGAAATCGATATagtgaacaaaaaaaaaacaaaggtaTAGCAAATTGTAATTTTTATTTGACATCAATGTTTTTCTAAATGACTCTTttgacaaaaataaaatttatattacaCACATTAAAATCTatctaaacaaaaataaattaaaatgacAAATTGTTCTTCTATTATTTTGAAGTACTGAGGATTTTTTTgcttttcttttctctttttttttttttgcttagattagaacaaaaaaaaaagtttagagCATCAGTATCAATAAACTATATTCGATGGATTTAGtggttttaagaaaaaaaactgaaacaaaaaaaagtttttagataaaaatcaaaatttgataacttacaggattaaatttcaaaaatatgtcAATTGAAATgactaaaattacaattttcttgttttttgtTATATATGTTTGTTTTTGCTATTTTGACCACATgttatcaaatttcagtttAGTCATATATCATTCTGGTtttttttgaacaatttcagtGAGCGAGATCATGTGTTCAAATCTCTCGAGAaacatattattatatttttttggggAATGGGTTAAACATGCTTACATGCATGAGTTAAAGTAGTATTGAGATGTGATCTTTTGGGAAGTTCTCATGCGTCAAACCGATGTTGTGTCGTTTGATCTGGTAGGTTAAGTGCTGTGAAAGAATGACCTCAAATCTTAACGGATAATAATGTCTATGCCGGAGACATGGTCGACAATAGGGAAAGGGTCAGACCGATCTCTAAGTTATATGAGACAACACCAGCAGATGGACACACATCTTCTCGGACTCATGAGCCTAACATCCCGACCTATTAGCATCCAAGTAGGTGCACTATGTGCTGTTATgagtataaaaaaataaatttacgtATTAGCTAACAACTATATAAATTTTAGCATTGTAATAAGCGCTTGATTCTAACAATTAGTATCAGAGCTAATTCATGAGTTCAAGTCTCTCAAGAAGTTTATTTACATACTTCTTGTGGGAATGTTGTATTAAACGTGCATTAAGTGAGAGTATCACTAAGATCAGTGAACTTTAAGAAGTTCTCTTGTGTGTCAAGTTGCCGACGTTGCGCCGGTTGATCTAGTTAACTAGGTGGACTGTAAAAAAGTGACGTCAGATCTTAACGTGTAATAATGTTTCTGCTAGGGACAGGGTCGACGGAAGTGAATGGTAATACTGTTATTTAAGGGATATGAAACAATACTACAGATACATACGTACTTTATCGAACTCATAAATTTAAGAGTCCGACCAATTAACACCCAAGTTTGTAAAATTGTGTCTTGAGTAATAGCTATAGCTTTTAACTTAATGATAAACGTTTGATTATAACATTATTGTATTATATGATTACTTGAGTGATATTAATAGTTTAATTGTGATGATTGTaatagtttgatattgattaattGTAATAAGAAAGTACTAAAATAATTATtgtttctctttcttttttaaaaCACATATGAATATTATttcatgtttttttaaaaacaagaataaaatgtTAATAAATCAAATCTTGAGTAATTACGCGGAAAATCAGAGTAGGCAAACGAGTAACTCGATCTATGAACAACCTTCCTAGTCAGAGTATGGACAacctatgacatgatcgacgttCAAATCTATAAGGCAAC is a window encoding:
- the LOC140814995 gene encoding protein XRI1-like isoform X1 — encoded protein: MLYILKLYRTRPKLTCKEIHQSILMTNNNENELWDWECQEYNFEDSTNIEISKWHLGGMKENEDHFSSILDDETTPVKACGDFTCHVIEKEVTGKAESEECREPSSQAKRRRMLQFESEVLNAPLYNDDIFLRSKETQDSLEANIHDMSEWVSGFADGASASNNECLDPSFEGWIADYFNETEIRCSAEDMCDPSGASDVQINIKELCKMSPEYDANAITNHPINSRRSGAFKGRKSYMCTLPKPSSSVVYPFAFIKPCGAHGDMTLEDINQKLHAPPKSKQDQEDDPSVSYPTSAFSGKPVVGKTKIPTEGGEGSITIMRTKG
- the LOC140814995 gene encoding protein XRI1-like isoform X2 codes for the protein MKENEDHFSSILDDETTPVKACGDFTCHVIEKEVTGKAESEECREPSSQAKRRRMLQFESEVLNAPLYNDDIFLRSKETQDSLEANIHDMSEWVSGFADGASASNNECLDPSFEGWIADYFNETEIRCSAEDMCDPSGASDVQINIKELCKMSPEYDANAITNHPINSRRSGAFKGRKSYMCTLPKPSSSVVYPFAFIKPCGAHGDMTLEDINQKLHAPPKSKQDQEDDPSVSYPTSAFSGKPVVGKTKIPTEGGEGSITIMRTKG
- the LOC140814679 gene encoding pentatricopeptide repeat-containing protein At3g22690, translated to MAFTTLVFSPPLATPFTADPVAPSTQIQIKSASISNNLVPKPGSLQSCKNLQEIKQLHGYFAKQGLVHDPAALTNLIVKCSQMGSSECLEYAEKAFEIFKNSKQDCSSTSGVYVYNSLIKGNSSAGSFSNAILLYVGMMIEGVAPDNYTFPFVLSACAKSSKLFEGMQLHGSAVKLGFYGDIFVLNSLIHFYGECEEIDKGRKVFDEMSERNVVTWTSLICGYARKNWHKEAISLFFQMVDEDIKPNEVTMVSVISACAELGDSNLAEKISSYAGASGITFNTILLNALVDMYLKCGAPNKAKRLFDECVDRNLVLYNTILSNYVQFGKVNEALSVLREMLYMGPKPDKVTLLSAISSSAELSEFRFGRQCHAYVLRNGLENWDNIGNSLIDMYTKCGMQEWACRMFDQMPNKTTVSWNSLLAGFARNGDIESAKEVFEDMPEKDLVSWNSMIGALVQQNLFRDAVELFNSMQNEGITPDKVTMVSIASACGYLGALDLAKWTYDYIQKAGIQCDMRLNTSLVDMLARCGDSNNAMKVFQMMKERDVSAWTAAIGAMTMEGNGEQAIELFNEMLSQGVEPDEVVYAGVLTACSHSGLVEQGKHIFKSMKERGMIPHIIHYGCLVDLLGRAGLLDEVLDFIKSMPMEPNDAIWSAFLAACRIHKDQEMVALAADMLSNSAKERTGIQVLLSNIYASAGKWDDVAKVRTHMKEKGMKKIPGSSSIEVNGVVYEFTSGDEFHPENALTASMLEEMKCRLGEAGYLPDLTNVLLDVDEREKEFLLGRHSEKLAMAFGLISSGQGMPIRVVKNLRMCSDCHSFAKIVSKVYAREIIIRDNNRFHFFRQGLCSCRDYW